From one Mycobacterium colombiense CECT 3035 genomic stretch:
- a CDS encoding RNA-binding protein: MSTVVVDAVEHLVRGIVDNPDDVRVDMVTSRRGRTVEVHVHPDDLGKVIGRGGRTATALRTLVAGIGGRGIRVDVVDTDQ, encoded by the coding sequence ATGAGTACGGTTGTCGTTGACGCTGTTGAGCACCTGGTCCGCGGGATCGTCGACAATCCCGATGACGTCCGGGTCGACATGGTGACCAGCCGCCGCGGGCGGACGGTCGAGGTTCACGTCCATCCCGACGACCTGGGCAAGGTGATCGGCCGCGGGGGTCGCACCGCGACCGCACTGCGCACCCTGGTCGCCGGCATCGGCGGTCGCGGCATCCGCGTCGACGTGGTGGACACCGACCAGTAG
- the rplS gene encoding 50S ribosomal protein L19, with protein sequence MNRLDFVDQASLRDDIPVFGPGDTINVHVKVIEGAKERIQVFKGVVIRRQGGGIRETFTVRKESYGVGVERTFPVHSPNIDHIEVVTRGDVRRAKLYYLRELRGKKAKIKEKR encoded by the coding sequence ATGAACCGGCTGGACTTCGTCGATCAGGCGTCGCTGCGCGACGATATCCCGGTGTTCGGCCCGGGCGACACCATCAACGTGCACGTCAAGGTCATCGAGGGCGCCAAGGAGCGCATCCAGGTGTTCAAGGGCGTGGTGATCCGTCGCCAGGGCGGCGGCATCCGCGAGACCTTCACCGTGCGCAAGGAGAGCTACGGCGTGGGCGTCGAGCGGACCTTCCCGGTGCACTCGCCCAACATCGACCACATCGAGGTGGTGACCCGCGGTGACGTCCGCCGCGCGAAGCTGTACTACCTGCGTGAACTGCGTGGCAAGAAGGCCAAGATCAAGGAGAAGCGCTGA
- the trmD gene encoding tRNA (guanosine(37)-N1)-methyltransferase TrmD, translated as MRIDVVTIFPSYLDPLRQSLPGKAIQSGLVDLAVHDLRRWTHDVHRSVDDSPYGGGPGMVMKAPVWGEALDEIASEETLLVVPTPAGRLFTQATAARWSAESHLVFACGRYEGIDQRVIDDAARRMRVEEVSIGDYVLPGGESAAVVMIEAVLRLLDGVLGNPASHREDSHSPALDRRLEGPSYTRPPSWRGLEVPEVLLSGDHARIAAWRREISLQRTRERRPELLEPGRRVEPDDDRTP; from the coding sequence ATGAGAATCGACGTCGTCACGATCTTTCCGTCCTATCTGGACCCGCTGCGGCAATCGTTGCCGGGCAAGGCGATTCAGTCCGGCCTTGTCGATCTGGCGGTGCACGACCTGCGGCGCTGGACGCATGACGTGCACCGATCGGTCGACGATTCCCCCTACGGCGGCGGCCCCGGGATGGTGATGAAGGCGCCGGTGTGGGGTGAGGCGCTGGATGAAATCGCTTCCGAGGAAACACTTTTGGTCGTCCCCACCCCCGCAGGCCGGTTGTTCACGCAGGCGACGGCAGCGCGCTGGAGCGCCGAGTCCCACCTGGTGTTCGCGTGCGGCCGCTACGAGGGCATCGACCAGCGGGTCATCGACGACGCCGCGCGGCGGATGCGGGTCGAGGAGGTCTCGATCGGCGACTACGTGCTGCCCGGCGGCGAGTCGGCGGCCGTGGTGATGATCGAGGCCGTGTTGCGGCTGCTCGACGGCGTGCTCGGCAATCCCGCGTCGCACCGCGAGGATTCGCACTCGCCGGCGCTGGACCGGCGCCTGGAGGGGCCCAGCTACACCCGGCCGCCGAGCTGGCGCGGACTCGAGGTCCCCGAGGTGCTGCTGTCGGGCGACCACGCGCGGATCGCCGCGTGGCGCCGGGAGATCTCGCTGCAGCGCACCCGCGAACGCCGGCCCGAACTGCTCGAGCCCGGCCGTCGGGTCGAGCCGGACGACGATCGGACTCCTTAG
- the rimM gene encoding ribosome maturation factor RimM (Essential for efficient processing of 16S rRNA), whose product MELTVGRVVKAHGITGEVVVEVRTDDPDARFAPGNALRAKHSRAGWERELTVESAREHGGRLLVRLAGVTDRDAADALRGTLFVVDSEALPAIDEADTYYDHQLEGLRVRTIAGEQVGVVAEVLHTAAGELLAVRQDAGDEKREVLVPFVSAIVTSVSLDDGTVDIDPPEGLLDL is encoded by the coding sequence TTGGAGTTGACCGTCGGGCGCGTGGTGAAAGCCCACGGCATCACCGGCGAGGTGGTCGTCGAGGTTCGCACCGACGACCCCGATGCCCGGTTTGCGCCGGGAAACGCGTTGCGCGCCAAGCATTCGCGTGCCGGCTGGGAGCGTGAGCTCACCGTCGAGAGCGCGCGCGAACACGGCGGACGGCTGCTGGTGCGGCTGGCCGGCGTCACGGATCGGGACGCCGCCGACGCGCTGCGCGGCACCCTGTTCGTGGTCGATTCGGAGGCCTTGCCCGCCATCGACGAGGCGGACACCTACTACGACCATCAGCTCGAAGGCCTGCGCGTGCGCACCATCGCCGGCGAGCAGGTCGGTGTCGTGGCCGAGGTGTTGCACACCGCCGCCGGTGAACTGCTGGCGGTACGGCAGGATGCGGGCGACGAGAAGCGGGAAGTGTTGGTGCCGTTCGTGTCCGCGATCGTCACCTCGGTGTCGCTGGACGACGGCACCGTCGACATCGATCCGCCCGAAGGCCTGTTGGACCTGTAG
- the rpsP gene encoding 30S ribosomal protein S16: MAVKIKLTRLGKIRNPQYRIAVADARTRRDGRSIEVIGRYHPKEEPSLIEIDSERAQYWLSVGAQPTEPVRKLLQITGDWQKFKGLPGAEGRLKVAPAKPSKLELFNAALADADGGPTTEAAKPKKKTPAKKAAKGADEAAETPAEAAAEVPAETAAQAEAPAQGGEQAEPTTES, translated from the coding sequence ATGGCTGTCAAGATCAAGCTCACCCGGCTTGGCAAGATCCGCAATCCCCAGTACCGCATCGCCGTCGCCGACGCACGCACCCGGCGCGACGGCCGCTCCATCGAGGTCATCGGCCGGTATCACCCGAAGGAAGAGCCGAGCCTGATCGAGATCGACTCCGAGCGCGCGCAGTACTGGCTGTCCGTCGGGGCTCAGCCCACCGAGCCGGTCCGCAAGCTGCTGCAGATCACCGGCGACTGGCAGAAGTTCAAGGGCCTGCCCGGCGCCGAGGGCCGCCTGAAGGTCGCCCCCGCCAAGCCCAGCAAGCTGGAGCTGTTCAACGCCGCGCTGGCCGACGCCGACGGCGGACCGACCACCGAGGCCGCGAAGCCGAAGAAGAAGACCCCGGCCAAGAAGGCCGCCAAGGGCGCGGACGAGGCCGCCGAGACTCCGGCCGAGGCCGCCGCCGAGGTTCCCGCCGAGACCGCCGCGCAGGCCGAGGCGCCCGCCCAGGGCGGCGAGCAGGCCGAGCCGACCACCGAGAGCTGA